A region of the Litchfieldia alkalitelluris genome:
ACAAATTTCAGTTGCTGCTGGACATCTAGTATGAAATACACAGCCACTAGGTGGATTTGATGGGCTAGGCAACTCACCTTTTAATACAATTCGTTCTCGTCTAACTGCATTTTTTGATCTTGGTGTTGGTACTGCAGATAAAAGAGCTTGTGTATAAGGATGAAGCGGATCAGCATATAATTTATTCTTTGGTGCCAATTCCATCATTTTTCCAAGATACATAACAGCTACTCGATCACTTATGTGCCTTACTACGCTTAAGTCATGTGATATAAAGATATAAGTAAGACCGAAATCTTCTTGTAAATCTTGCATTAAGTTAATAATTTGAGCTTGAATAGATACATCAAGCGCTGATACTGCTTCGTCAGCAATAATTAATTCAGGCTTTAATGCCAAGGCTCTTGCAATTCCAATCCTTTGTCTTTGTCCACCTGAAAACTCATGTGGATAACGATTGATAAAGGATGAGTTTAAACCAACGGTTTCTAGTAATTCCTTAACCTTTTCATCTCTTTCTTTTGGTAAATATAGATTATGAGTGTTCAATGGCTCTTTAATAATGGACCTCAACGTTTTCCGCGGATTTAATGTTGCAAACGGATCCTGGAATATCATTTGAATATCCTTACGAACTGTTTTCCTTAAATTATTTTCAGAGAGATGAGAAATGTCTCTACCCTTAAAGATTATTTTTCCAT
Encoded here:
- a CDS encoding ABC transporter ATP-binding protein, which encodes MISVNEEVANQSESTEETSTLLELIDVKKYFPIKAGLLQKQVGNVKAVDGLNLKIKKGETVGIVGESGCGKSTAGRTIIRLYEPTDGKIIFKGRDISHLSENNLRKTVRKDIQMIFQDPFATLNPRKTLRSIIKEPLNTHNLYLPKERDEKVKELLETVGLNSSFINRYPHEFSGGQRQRIGIARALALKPELIIADEAVSALDVSIQAQIINLMQDLQEDFGLTYIFISHDLSVVRHISDRVAVMYLGKMMELAPKNKLYADPLHPYTQALLSAVPTPRSKNAVRRERIVLKGELPSPSNPPSGCVFHTRCPAATEICKQVVPEFREVQEEHFVACHLYE